One stretch of Arachis hypogaea cultivar Tifrunner chromosome 20, arahy.Tifrunner.gnm2.J5K5, whole genome shotgun sequence DNA includes these proteins:
- the LOC112785931 gene encoding uncharacterized protein, translated as MSCTLFGQLVDHILPHLDDGRVEPLIVVLQYFKATRWNDKTLVQSNFDISKVHINPTLKEIDSFRCILLSGGPSSSAKISQVSFPAAWSANDEFNRRSVSVNTIEDALNSVEVLCFSYFDGTFSKIVETIYVSVKRKNDWFYKACRRCPKKVETPIGDRYECGKCGHTHGAAAIRYKVEVMVYDGSGSINLLLWDRETTQLCGKQADKIILEDVSVIV; from the exons ATGAGTTGCACATTGTTTGGTCAGTTGGTGGACCACATTCTTCCACATCTTGATGATGGGAGAGTTGAGCCACTTATTGTGGTCCTTCAATATTTCAAAGCAACAAGGTGGAATGATAAAACTTTGGTTCAGAGCAATTTTGATATCTCCAAAGTTCACATAAACCCAACACTAAAAGAAATTGATAGTTTTAGATGCAT ATTACTCAGTGGTGGTCCATCGAGCTCAGCTAAGATTAGCCAGGTGTCCTTTCCGGCTGCGTGGTCTGCAAATGATGAGTTTAACCGTAGATCTGTCAGTGTAAACACTATCGAGGATGCACTAAACTCTGTTGAGGtgttatgttttagttatttcGATGGAACATTTTCAAAGATAGTTGAAACCATTTATGTTAGTGTGAAAA GAAAAAATGATTGGTTTTATAAAGCATGTAGGAGGTGTCCTAAGAAGGTTGAAACCCCCATTGGTGATCGGTATGAATGTGGGAAGTGTGGCCACACACATGGAGCAGCCGCAATAAG GTACAAGGTTGAAGTAATGGTTTATGATGGATCAGGTAGCATCAACCTGCTTTTGTGGGATAGGGAGACAACTCAGTTGTGTGGGAAGCAAGCAGACAAAATCATTCTCGAGGATGTAAGTGTGATTGTTTGA